AACCAACCGAAGTCATTAAAGAGTCTTTTAGTGCCTCTAGAAATAAAGCCGTCATCGTTAAATGATTCTACCGGTGTATTGGCAATGATTTCAGAAATCTCGCTGGCTGAGTAACCAATAGCTAATAAGCTTGCCTGAATAGCTCCAGCGGAAGTTCCTGCCACGCGTACAATGTCTTTAAGAATTCCTTTCTCTTCTAATTCTAACATGGCCCCTCCATAAGCTATGCCTTTAATACCGCCACCTTCCATCACTAAGTTTCGGTATTCGTATTTCTGACCGAAAGTAGTAGTGCTAGCTAATAAAAGAACTAATAAGAAGTTTTTTGTGAAATTCATATGTTGACTTAAGCGATGTCTATTTATAATAATGTAATTCTATTAAAAATTGTTTGAGTACTTACTGCTACCTTTGTTAACGAAAATATAAAATTATTTGTTCTTAGATTTTTGTTCAGTTTTACGACTGAAAACTTCGCAATTCACAATTAATGAAAGTCTCTTTAATTACGGTCTGCTTTAATTCAGTCAAAACTATTGGCCACACCATTGAAACGGTTTTGAGTCAAGACTATGATATTATTGAATATATAATTAAGGATGGTGGCTCTACGGACGGAACGCTAGAATTATTGTCAAAGTATAAAGGACAAATCAAGGTGGTTTCAAAAGCAGATAAAGGTATTTATGATGCTATGAATCAGGGGCTTGAACTAGTTTCAGGTGACGTGATTGGCATTATTAATTCAGACGACTTTTTTCCAGATAATAAGGTTATTTCTAGGGTCGTTGATGAATTTAAAAGTTCGAATGCTGGAGCGGTTTATGGTGATTTGGAATACGTAGATGCCGAGGATACGGATAAAATTACCAGAAAGTGGAAGGCAGAGGCTTACGCAAAATCAAACTTCCTGAAAGGGTGGATGCCACCACACCCTACTTTTTTCCTAAAGAAAGAATATTACGAGCAGTTCGGTTTATTTAATCCCGATTTCAAGTCGGCAGGTGATTACGAATTAATGGTACGTATGCTTTATAAGGAAGATGTAAAAGCTTCCTATATTCCGCATGTCCAAATGAAAATGAGAGCTGGTGGCGTAAGTAATGCTTCTCTAAAAAATAGAATTAGAGCGAATAAGGAGGACAGGAGAGCATGGAAAATTAATGGCATAAAGCCAAAATGGTATACCCTTTGGCAAAAGCCTTTATCCAAAGTGTTTCAATGGCTTAGTTAACAGAGAGTACTTTTAAGTCTTTACCTCTAAAATTTACTTTCTCACCCTTTTTCTTTCCTTTTAATATTTCACCAATAGGTGATAGTAAAGAGGTTAACATAACTTTTTCTCCTCCTGCTTCTAAAACGCCTGAACTTATGCACAGGAAAAATAGACCCATACTTGTTTTTACTAAAGAACCTTGACTCGCAAGCACAAAAGATTGTTCGGGGTTGATGCTTTGTAAAATATTCCAATCATGATTGGCCTCATGCCACTGTCGAGAATATAGAATGTGGTCGTTATGAGCCATGGCTCGACTGGTTTCAAATTTGTCTCCAGCCGAGCTTTTGGTATCTTCGTTTGCTGCATCTTGGGCAGCCTCCATTGCTTTTTTTGCTTCGCTCAGTCTTAATTGGACTTTGGCTTTTGCGATATCTAGAAGTTCTTTTTTCACTTATCTTATTTGACCGTTACCTCTTAAAACCCATTTTTCAGTTACCATTTTCTCTAAAGCAAAAGGTCCTCTTGCGTGTAATTTCTGCGTTGAAATTCCTATTTCAGCACCTAAACCAAATTCTTCACCATCAGTAAACCTAGTAGAGGCATTATGATAGACAGAAGCCGCGTCAACATCTCTTATAAATCTTTCAGCTAAGGCTGTGTCTGAAGTAATGATTGCTTCCGAATGGCGAGATGAATTGTTTTCGATGTGCTCCAAAGCTTCATCAAAACCATCAACTAGTTTAAAAGACACTTTAAAATCTAACCATTCTCTACCGAAATCTTCAGGAGTTGCTTTTTGAAGTAATTCGTAACCATTTTTCTTAAAAATGTCATATGCTACCTCATCAGCATAAACTTCAACATTGTATTCTTTGAAGCCCGCTAAAACCTTTGGTATTAGTTCTGCTGCTACTTCTTTATCTATAATGGCAGTATCTAAAGAGTTACAAACAGATGGTCGAGTAACTTTAGCATTGACAATAATAGCCGCTGCCATATCTAAATCTGCTGTCTTTTCTACATAAGTATGACAAACCCCTGCACCAGTTTCTATAGTTGGTATTAAGGAGTTCTTTCTCACAAAGTTTATTAAACCCGCCGAACCTCTTGGGATAATTACATCCACATATTTTTCAGCTTTTAGTAGTTCATGCGTATAGGCCCTGTCTGCTGGCAATAAAGTTACTGCCGCTGTTGGGATATTGAATTCTTCCAAAACCTCATGAATAAGCGAAACCAATATAGTGTTAGAGAAGTGTGCCTCTTTTCCACCTTTAAGTATTGCCGCATTTCCAGAACGCAAACAAAGCGACGCTACATCGATGGTTACATTTGGACGTGACTCATATATAATACCAACCACACCTAGCGGATTAGCAATTTTTTCTAACTCTAAACCATTAGGGAGGGTTTTCTTTAATAAAACCTCACCTACAGGATCTTTTAATTCGGCTACTACTCTAAGAGAATTAGCGAGCCCTTGTATACGGTCATCTGTTAAAAGTAATCTGTCATACTTTGGATCAGATGTTTCCATTCTGTCAAGATCCTTTTTGTTTTCAACTTTGATCTTGTCAACAGACGCTTCGATCTTTTCTGCAAGGCGTTTTAAAATATTACCTTTTTCCTCCGAACTCAATGACGCCAAACTCTTTGACGCCTTCCTACAATTGATAAAAATTTCTTCCACGATGCTTTTTCTTTTTTTCAAAGGTCTTAAAAAATACTCGTTCATTTAAGGATAAGCCTTCATTTCTAAGATATGATTGCTATTTTTAGAGCAAATTTTATAGACTTAAATACCTTTAACAATGTTTTCAGAAAAAGATCTAGGCCAAATAGCTAAAAGAGGAAGTGATTTAAAAATAGTGGAAGAGCAGGTTGAAAACTTTAAAAATGGGTTTCCCTTTTTGAAAGTGAAAAAAGCTGCTACCATAGGTGACGGTCTTATAAAACTAGATGACGCTGAAGTTACAGAGATGGTTGATTTTTTTGACCAACAGGCTTCTAAAAAGAAATTATTAAAGTTTGTTCCTGCCTCAGGAGCAGCTTCTAGAATGTTTAAAGCTCTTTTTGCTGCAAAGGACGAAGGGAAAACCACGGAAGCCGTAGATACATTTGTCAATGAAATAAATCGTTTTGCTTTTGCGAAAAGCTTGAAAAAGGTAACTGGTGGCAAGAATGACGCTCAAAGCTTATTAGAAGGCTTGTTAAATTCGGAAGGTTTAGACTACGGTTCTTTACCTAAAGGGCTTTTAGAGTTTCATGAATACTCTGACGGAACCAGAACAGCTGTAGAAGAACACATGGTAGAAGGGGCTTCTTATGCAAATAGAAACGGAAGAGTAAGATTGCATTTCACGGTTTCTCCTGAACATAAAACAAGGTTCAAGGCTCTAATAGCTGAAGTTAAAAGTGCTTACGAAGAAAAGTTTGGCGTACAGTTTTTGTTTAGCTTCTCTGTTCAAAAGAAAAGTACGGATACTATAGCCGTCAATATGGATAACACGCCTTTCAGAAAGGAAGACGGTTCTGTACTATTTAGACCTGCAGGTCACGGTGCTTTATTAGAGAATCTTAATGAGCAAGATGCAGATGTCATTTTTATAAAGAATATTGACAATGTGGTACCCGATCATTTGAAAGAAGAGACTATTAAGTATAAGAAAGCATTGGCTGGTCTTCTATTATCTTATCAAAAGAAGCTTTTCAATTTTGCGAAACGATTAGACAAGCCGGAAGTTTCAGATTACACAAGGCAGAAAGCTTTAAGCTTTCTGAAAAATGAACTTAGTGTGGTGCCGCCTAAAGGCTTTAGAAATTGGTCTAACGAAGATAAGTTGGCATATGCTAAAGTGAAAATAAACAGACCTATCAGGGTTTGTGGTATGGTGAAGAATGTAGGTGAACCAGGTGGAGGCCCGTTTTGGGCTCAAAATTCAGATGAGTCTGTTTCTTTACAAGTAGTGGAGTCGGCTCAAATTAACTTTAATAGTACTAGTCAAGCTGAAATTTTTCAAAATGCAACGCACTTTAATCCGGTTGATTTAATAGTATCAACGAAGAACTTTAAGAAGGAGAAGTTTGACCTATTGGCTTTTAGAGATCCTAAAACGGGATTTATTACAGAGAAGTCTCTTACAGGTAAAGCACTTAAAGCTCAGGAACTTCCTGGTTTATGGAATGGTGCTATGGCAAATTGGAATACTTTATTTGTTGAGGTTCCTTTAATAACTTTTAATCCTGTAAAAACGGTAAATGATCTTTTAAGAAAAGAGCATCAACCTAAATAAATAGATAAAAATCAGATAGAAAGCGTTTTAAATTGATTGTATTTTTTAAAGAATTGTACTTTTCGGGGAATTATTGCATTTAAATAATCTTTATGCCCATTCTTCAAATTCGTTTTCCAACATTTGTATCGTAATAATTATTTAAGCAATGGCTAAAAAGAAAGTTAGTTTTTCGTTGGCAGCAGAAATAGTAGGAGAAGCTACTACTGGTGTTTTAGTGGGCGAGTTTAATAATTGGGACACAAGAAATGGTTATGAACTTAAGAAAGCCAAAGATGGTTCTTTGAGTTGTTCTGTTTCTTTAGAAACCGGTCAAACATACCAATACAGATACCTTCTTGATGATGGTAGATGGGTTAACGATGGTAATGCTGACGATTATAGCTTTGTGGGTAGTTATCAAGTAGATAACTGTGTAATTTCAATACCGTTAGCGGTGGCGAAGAAGACTACAAAGAAGGTGGCTGCAAAGCCAGCTACTAAAGCGAAACCTGTAGCGAAAGCTACTAAGCCAGCTGCAAAGGTGTCAAAGCCGGCAGCTAAGGTTACTAAGCCAGCTGCGAAAGCAAAAACGGCGAAGTAGGTTAATGTTTTTGTGAGCAAAACTTATTGTTCTTGATTAATTCAAGATGATAAGATAGATTTAAATATCCGCTGGGTTAAGGTAATTTAATAGAAGCCTTGACCAGGAAGCTTTAAGAGCTAAACTAATTTAAATATTAGTTGTACTTAAAAGTTAAAGGCGAAAAATAATATTATTTCAATAGGGTTGAATATAAAATCCGGAGGCTTTGCCTTCGGTTTTTTTTTGTCTTAGAGTGTTGTTTTTATTTTCGACAGTATCTTTATAAACAAAGCACTGTTTAAATATATGAAAAGAGCTCTTGCGTTTTTCCTTCTTTTAGCCTCTCTGGGCTGTGAAAAAGAAGACCTAGTTTTTGAGTATCGTATTAATGATAGTCTCAAAATATATGTAAATAATTTTTATGAAGAAGCTGATAAAAGAGGACTCAATCTTCAGGAGGAAAACCTTATTGTTGATTTTGTAGATAGCCTTGACGAGGATCTATGTGGTCAATGTGAACGGCCTGGTGGAAAGGATGAACAACAAAGAAAGGTGTTGATTAGCATAACATCCGCTTGTTGGGATCAGGAGCCCCAACAGAATAGAGAAGCCTTAGTTTTTCATGAATTAGGACATTGTCTATTAAATAGAGAACATAAAGAAATTCTGTTTTCTAGCGGAGCCCCAAAGAGTATTATGACGCGTGTTTTGGATGGTCCATACCAGCCCTGCGAGTATGTAATAAACGACAATGGAAGTGCTTGTAATAAAACGGTTCGTCGACAATATTATATTGATGAACTTTTCAATGAAAATATAGCCACGGTTCCGAGCTGGGCAAATTGAAAATATTGTAAATTAGAGTATTCAATCAAAGAAATAATAAATGAACTTCTCAAGAAAGAACTTCCTGAAGACACTTGGAGTAAGTGCTTTAGGTTATAGCTCGCTATCCTTCAATACTTTAGGCGATAAAACTGTTGTTGACCATAAACTTAGAGTGGGTTTGGCTTCTTATACACTAAGAAAATATAGCTTAGATGAGCTGATAGATATATGCCAAAGATTAGATATTAAGGATGTGGCGTTCAAAAGTTTCCATTTACCTTATGAATCTTCTGATGAAGAACTAAGACAGATAACCGCTAAAGTTAAAGCAAGAGGTTTAAACCTTTATGGGGGAGGAGTGATGTACATGAAAACTCCTGAAGATGTAGAGAAGTACTTTAACTATGCGAAGGCGGCAGGTCTTAAAATGATTATTGCAGCACCGAATCATGAATTACTTCCCCTAGTAGAGAAAAAAGTAAAAGAAACAGACATTGTTTTAGCTATTCATAATCATGGTCCGGAAGATGATGTTTTCCCTTCGCCTGAAAGTGTCTATAATAAAATCAAGCATCTGGATAAGCGAGTTGGTTTATGTATAGATGTTGGGCATACATTCAGACTTAATTTAGACCCCGCCACAGAATTGAAAAAGTATAAAGATCGTCTTTATGATGTTCATATTAAGGATGTTAATGAGCAAATTCCTGACGGAAAGGTATTAGAAGTTGGCCGTGGGAAAATGGATATTCCAAGTATTATAGCAGCCTTAAAGGAGATTAAGTATGACGGCGTCTTAGGCATGGAATATGAAAAGGATGCAGATCATGCCATGATTGGACTTGCGGAGTCTGTAGGTTACGTAAGAGGCGTTATTGACATGGTTTAAGCCAAAACTTTTAATTTTTCTAAATAAGCCTGAATATCTTCTTCTACATCCACATCGCTTAAAATAGGCAATTGGGTGTAGGAGAGCTGATGTTTGTCAAAAGTCGCTAAGGCTTCAGCACAAACATTTTCATGTGACCACGTTTTGTTTAGAAAAGTGTCTTTTAAAACGGACGGAGCCCTTTTTCCAAGTTTTTCAAAATTGAAACCAATACTGTAGTATCCGCCATCTTTAGCTGGTCCGATAATGGCTTCATGATTTCCTAAATTATTAAAAGCGGAATTGACAATAGTAGCATTTAATTCAAGGCAGTCACTTCCAATGATTAAAGCTTTTTTAATGCCGGAATTAAGTAGATGTTCAAAACTGGTGAGCATCTTACTGCCTAAGTTAGGATTAGGGTTTTGAAGGTGTTTTATGAACTCCTTATTATCCCAGGGGTCGGTTCGGTCAATAAATTGACTGTAAAATAGATGACGTTCAGCTTTTGATTCTAAAGCTATATTTCGGGTATGAGCCAAAAGTTTAAGGTAAATTTCTAAAGCTTTTTCTTTACCGAGTGTGGCAGCTAACCTTGTTTTAGCTTTACCTAATTCAGGATTTTTTATAAAAATAAGAAGGGCGTTTTCCAATACTTTTTAGTTTTGTAGAAGGTCTTGTTCAAATAAAATTTAATAACAATGCAAAAACATATAATATATACGGAAAAAGCTCCAGAACCGATCGGCCCGTATTCGCAGGCGGTCCTAATAAAGGATACACTTTACGCTTCTGGGCAAATAGCTTACGAGGCTTCTTTGTCTGGAAACCTAGAATTAGAAACGGAGCAAGTTATGAAAAACTTGGAAGAAGTGTTAAAAGCTGCTGGCATGACATTCGATAATGTAGTGAAATGTAGTATTTTTTTGAAATCCATGGATTCATTCTCTGTAGTTAATGAAATCTATGGAAGGTATTTTAAAGAGAATCCACCAGCTCGCGAAACGGTGGAGGTATCAAAATTACCCAAAGACGTTAATGTAGAAATTTCTTTAATAGCTGTACTTTAATTATTTATAAACCCATTGAAATGACAAATCGTAGAAAATTTATTGCTAATTCTGCTCTTTTAGGAGGAGGACTTCTTTTAGGAGCAGACAAGGTGTTTGCAGGTTCACCTTTGAGCACATCAGATAAACCATTTAAATCTAATTTCGCACCACATTTTGGAATGTTCAAGAATTCGGCGGGAAAGGATTATGTAGACCAGATAAAGTTTATGCATGAAAGGGGCTTTAGAGCTCTTGAAGACAATGGTATGATGGGAAAGAGCATAGAAGACCAAGAAAGAATAGCTAAAGAAATGAGCCGTTTGGGTATGCAAATGGGTGTTTTTGTAATTGCTTTTGATAATTGGCCTCTTAAAACAAGTTTGACTTCTGGAAGCATGGAATGGAAAGAAACTTTCTTGAAGAAATGTAGAGAGGCTGTACCTGTGGCAAAAAGGGTTAATGCCAAGTGGATGACTGTGGTGCCAGGTAACTTTGATAGAAGCTTGCCTATAGGTATTCAAACAGCTAACGTAGTTGATGCACTGAGAAGAGCTGCTGATATTTTCGAACCGCATGGTTTGACCATGGTTTTAGAGCCACTTTCAGATACTCCTGATTTATTCATGCGTACTTCTGACCAAACATTTTTGCTTTGTAAAGCGGTGAATAGCCCGTCTTGTAAGATTTTGTTTGATATGTGGCACATGCAAAGAAATGAAGGACGCCTTCAAAGAAACATGGACCTAACATGGGATGAAATAGGTTATTTTCAAATAGGAGATGAGCCTGGGAGAAAGGAGCCAACTACTGGTGAAATAAACTATAAGCATCTTTTTAAGCATATTCATGAAAAGGCTGGTCGAGATTTTGTTTTAGGAATGGAACATGGGAATTTTTATGATGGAAAAGAAGGAGAGGAAAAGTTGATAGCGGCCTATAGGTGGTCAGACGATTTTTGAGACTTAAGTTTTTAATAAAAAAAAGAAGTACTAAATAATTCCATATTAAATTTGGAAAAATACATCTAAACATATGCAAAATATACTACTTAACTGTCATCATTATTTAGCTTTTATAGCTTTGATTTTAATCGCTTGGGCTACAATAAACGGGGTTGTTGGAAATTCTTCTGAGAAGGTTTGGGAAGCGAAACACCAAAAAGTTAATCTTTTTGCTTTGATAGCTACTCATACTATGCTTTTGCTAGGTATTGTACTTTTAGGAATGGCTATGGCAAATGCAGATATGGGAGAAATTATGAAAAACTCCGTAGCAAGAAAACAATATGTAGAGCATCCAATGATGGGGATATTGGCGGCAGTTTTTGTGACTATCGGTAATGCTAAAAGCAAAAAAGGTGTTGGTAATGGAAAGCGTTTTAAGTCAACCATGATTTTTTATGGTATCGCTTTAGTGTTAGTCTTGAGTCGTTTACCTTTTGAGAAATTGTTTTAAATGAATGTGATTCTCTTTGATGGTGTTTGCAATCTATGTAATGGGTTCGTTAATTTTATTATTGACCATGACAAAGGGAATGAGTTTAAATTTGCTTCGCTTCAATCAGATTTTGGAAAGAAACTAATTGGAGATAAGTTTTCAGATATGTCCACCGTGGTATACTATGACGGAAACAAATTCTACGAAAAGTCCGAAGCAGTTCTTGAAATAGCAAAAAAGCTACCTATCATAAGATGGGTAGCTTT
This sequence is a window from Arcticibacterium luteifluviistationis. Protein-coding genes within it:
- a CDS encoding DUF4301 family protein — translated: MFSEKDLGQIAKRGSDLKIVEEQVENFKNGFPFLKVKKAATIGDGLIKLDDAEVTEMVDFFDQQASKKKLLKFVPASGAASRMFKALFAAKDEGKTTEAVDTFVNEINRFAFAKSLKKVTGGKNDAQSLLEGLLNSEGLDYGSLPKGLLEFHEYSDGTRTAVEEHMVEGASYANRNGRVRLHFTVSPEHKTRFKALIAEVKSAYEEKFGVQFLFSFSVQKKSTDTIAVNMDNTPFRKEDGSVLFRPAGHGALLENLNEQDADVIFIKNIDNVVPDHLKEETIKYKKALAGLLLSYQKKLFNFAKRLDKPEVSDYTRQKALSFLKNELSVVPPKGFRNWSNEDKLAYAKVKINRPIRVCGMVKNVGEPGGGPFWAQNSDESVSLQVVESAQINFNSTSQAEIFQNATHFNPVDLIVSTKNFKKEKFDLLAFRDPKTGFITEKSLTGKALKAQELPGLWNGAMANWNTLFVEVPLITFNPVKTVNDLLRKEHQPK
- a CDS encoding thiol-disulfide oxidoreductase DCC family protein, with protein sequence MNVILFDGVCNLCNGFVNFIIDHDKGNEFKFASLQSDFGKKLIGDKFSDMSTVVYYDGNKFYEKSEAVLEIAKKLPIIRWVAFFSIIPKFIRDALYMLISRNRYFIFGKEDACRVPTPELKERFLE
- a CDS encoding transcription elongation factor: MKKELLDIAKAKVQLRLSEAKKAMEAAQDAANEDTKSSAGDKFETSRAMAHNDHILYSRQWHEANHDWNILQSINPEQSFVLASQGSLVKTSMGLFFLCISSGVLEAGGEKVMLTSLLSPIGEILKGKKKGEKVNFRGKDLKVLSVN
- a CDS encoding Rid family detoxifying hydrolase, with the translated sequence MQKHIIYTEKAPEPIGPYSQAVLIKDTLYASGQIAYEASLSGNLELETEQVMKNLEEVLKAAGMTFDNVVKCSIFLKSMDSFSVVNEIYGRYFKENPPARETVEVSKLPKDVNVEISLIAVL
- a CDS encoding putative metallopeptidase; the protein is MKRALAFFLLLASLGCEKEDLVFEYRINDSLKIYVNNFYEEADKRGLNLQEENLIVDFVDSLDEDLCGQCERPGGKDEQQRKVLISITSACWDQEPQQNREALVFHELGHCLLNREHKEILFSSGAPKSIMTRVLDGPYQPCEYVINDNGSACNKTVRRQYYIDELFNENIATVPSWAN
- a CDS encoding hydroxypyruvate isomerase family protein encodes the protein MTNRRKFIANSALLGGGLLLGADKVFAGSPLSTSDKPFKSNFAPHFGMFKNSAGKDYVDQIKFMHERGFRALEDNGMMGKSIEDQERIAKEMSRLGMQMGVFVIAFDNWPLKTSLTSGSMEWKETFLKKCREAVPVAKRVNAKWMTVVPGNFDRSLPIGIQTANVVDALRRAADIFEPHGLTMVLEPLSDTPDLFMRTSDQTFLLCKAVNSPSCKILFDMWHMQRNEGRLQRNMDLTWDEIGYFQIGDEPGRKEPTTGEINYKHLFKHIHEKAGRDFVLGMEHGNFYDGKEGEEKLIAAYRWSDDF
- a CDS encoding sugar phosphate isomerase/epimerase family protein, which encodes MNFSRKNFLKTLGVSALGYSSLSFNTLGDKTVVDHKLRVGLASYTLRKYSLDELIDICQRLDIKDVAFKSFHLPYESSDEELRQITAKVKARGLNLYGGGVMYMKTPEDVEKYFNYAKAAGLKMIIAAPNHELLPLVEKKVKETDIVLAIHNHGPEDDVFPSPESVYNKIKHLDKRVGLCIDVGHTFRLNLDPATELKKYKDRLYDVHIKDVNEQIPDGKVLEVGRGKMDIPSIIAALKEIKYDGVLGMEYEKDADHAMIGLAESVGYVRGVIDMV
- a CDS encoding TIGR04282 family arsenosugar biosynthesis glycosyltransferase, producing MENALLIFIKNPELGKAKTRLAATLGKEKALEIYLKLLAHTRNIALESKAERHLFYSQFIDRTDPWDNKEFIKHLQNPNPNLGSKMLTSFEHLLNSGIKKALIIGSDCLELNATIVNSAFNNLGNHEAIIGPAKDGGYYSIGFNFEKLGKRAPSVLKDTFLNKTWSHENVCAEALATFDKHQLSYTQLPILSDVDVEEDIQAYLEKLKVLA
- a CDS encoding isoamylase early set domain-containing protein, producing MAKKKVSFSLAAEIVGEATTGVLVGEFNNWDTRNGYELKKAKDGSLSCSVSLETGQTYQYRYLLDDGRWVNDGNADDYSFVGSYQVDNCVISIPLAVAKKTTKKVAAKPATKAKPVAKATKPAAKVSKPAAKVTKPAAKAKTAK
- a CDS encoding glycosyltransferase family 2 protein codes for the protein MKVSLITVCFNSVKTIGHTIETVLSQDYDIIEYIIKDGGSTDGTLELLSKYKGQIKVVSKADKGIYDAMNQGLELVSGDVIGIINSDDFFPDNKVISRVVDEFKSSNAGAVYGDLEYVDAEDTDKITRKWKAEAYAKSNFLKGWMPPHPTFFLKKEYYEQFGLFNPDFKSAGDYELMVRMLYKEDVKASYIPHVQMKMRAGGVSNASLKNRIRANKEDRRAWKINGIKPKWYTLWQKPLSKVFQWLS
- a CDS encoding glutamate-5-semialdehyde dehydrogenase, which codes for MFINCRKASKSLASLSSEEKGNILKRLAEKIEASVDKIKVENKKDLDRMETSDPKYDRLLLTDDRIQGLANSLRVVAELKDPVGEVLLKKTLPNGLELEKIANPLGVVGIIYESRPNVTIDVASLCLRSGNAAILKGGKEAHFSNTILVSLIHEVLEEFNIPTAAVTLLPADRAYTHELLKAEKYVDVIIPRGSAGLINFVRKNSLIPTIETGAGVCHTYVEKTADLDMAAAIIVNAKVTRPSVCNSLDTAIIDKEVAAELIPKVLAGFKEYNVEVYADEVAYDIFKKNGYELLQKATPEDFGREWLDFKVSFKLVDGFDEALEHIENNSSRHSEAIITSDTALAERFIRDVDAASVYHNASTRFTDGEEFGLGAEIGISTQKLHARGPFALEKMVTEKWVLRGNGQIR